ATCGCCAAATTTATTCCAAATGTTTTCGATCAAATCATTCTTCAATCGTTCATGAATTTGCCTATCACGAAGATCATTTCGGTTGGGAAATATATTATTGAGAATTGTCGGGATTTCGTTTAGTGTAGGGTTTGCGTTTAGGACCTCCGAAGTTTTGGAAGATGCTCCTTCTTCAAATTCTGAAATATCGTACCGCAGCCTTTACCCCGACTGGTATATCCTCATCTTCTCCAACAACATTTTCTTCTGGTCCGTCAAGATCCACCACTGGCCTCCGCTTTTCCTTTCCACCATCCTTAGCCATATAAGTGGAGGCCCATTTCTGCTCATGCCTGAGCTCTCTCCAGCAGTGATCGAGTGTGAACTTGGTATCGTACTTGGTGAAGAATATGTCGTAAGCAGCTTTGATCACATCATCATCATTTTGGCCGCTTCTCTGCTCCCTCAGCGCCTGGTTGTAGCAACCAGTGAATCTGGATACTTCATGATTGATCCTAGACCACCTCTGCTTACAAGAAGTAACCTCTCGCGGTACTTCCCCAACGAGCTGAGGGCTGGCGTTGTAGTAGTCTACAATACGCTTCCAGAAAGCAACAGCTCTCTGCTCGTTGCCTACGAGAGGGTCCTTACTGGTGTTAAGCCAAGCACCAATAAGGATCCTATCCTCTTTGGGTGAATATTTCCTTCTATCTGCAAAGGTCTTAACAGACTCCTCAGGGACTTGCCTACGAGACTGACCANNNNNNNNNNNNNNNNNNNNNNNNNNNNNNNNNNNNNNNNNNNNNNNNNNNNNNNNNNNNNNNNNNNNNNNNNNNNNNNNNNNNNNNNNNNNNNNNNNNNNNNNNNNNNNNNNNNNNNNNNNNNNNNNNNNNNNNNNNNNNNNNNNNNNNNNNNNNNNNNNNNNNNNNNNNNNNNNNNNNNNNNNNNNNNNNNNNNNNNNNNNNNNNNNNNNNNNNNNNNNNNNNNNNNNNNNNNNNNNNNNNNNNNNNNNNNNNNNNNNNNNNNNNNNNNNNNNNNNNNNNNNNNNNNNNNNNNNNNNNNNNNNNNNNNNNNNNNNNNNNNNNNNNNNNNNNNNNNNNNNNNNNNNNNAACCGGCTCACTCCCACAGTAGCAGATCGTCGGGATGCCATCATCCCCCTCAGGTTGAGGTTGGTTCTGAAACGGCTCTCCACTATCGAAGCTACTCTGAGCTTCATCGGCGTACAACTGAGCTTCAGCGTCGAGAAGTGAGGTGATGTCGATGGACGCTGATGATGAGGACGGCTGGCTATAGCTATACCTTCCCATTTTCCTTAACCTGCAAAGAAAGAGACAAGCAAAAAGCAAAGATTAGCATCGATTTTGAAAAACAATAAGAAAGACGAACACCATTAGACACTAAATAGAGTCGCAACCCTAAATCGAATGAAAAAATGCACAATTTACAAATCCCTAAATCGATCGAGACCCAAAAGGGTTTTCAAATCCCTAAATCGATCGAGACCCAAAAGGGTTTTCAAATCCCTAAATCGATCGAGACCCAAAAGGGTNNNNNNNNNNNNNNNNNNNNNNNNNNNNNNNNNNNNNNNNNNNNNNNNNNNNNNNNNNNNNNNNNNNNNNNNNNNNNNNNNNNNNNNNNNNNNNNNNNNNNNNNNNNNNNNNNCCCAAATCGCAGATTTTTTTCNNNNNNNNNNNNNTGATACGAAACGATTCCAACTCTATTGAATATAAATGGAAACAATCTAGTTCGATTAATATAGAAGAAAACGCTTCTACTTACCTTGAGGATCAGACGGAGTTGAATCGCGAAGGTGGGATCCGACAATCGCCCTAGAGAGTTGAGAGGTTTTTTTTTTCTTTGCTTTCGTCGAAATGACGATTTTTTTCTCGCCAAGACCAAACACATTCGCGCCTCCGTCCAATCTATTTCCGCCACGTCGCCCACGGACCGGGTCCGTCAAGATGCAATTTACGGATCAATCCGTCAAATGGGCTGGGTTTATATTAGTTAAAAAATCCAAAAAGTGCAATGGACCGGGCTGACGGATTCGTTGTCATGCCCCGTTACAAGTGCTCTTAGGGCTTCTTACAGAGATGGTTTACAGTCCATGCTTGTAAAATTTCTCATATTAGATAAGTCACATCCTGCAAGGCCATTGTAACAATATGTTGTGTATGGGAAGGAGAGTGTATGGTTTGGTTGTTGTATCTTTGGTGCTTGTGGCTATTGTAACAGTGTGTTGTGTTAAAGCAACTATCGAGGAAGAGCGGCTAAGGATGAAACATGGACTGATTGGGCCAAAGTGAAGATTGGTCTGAAGCAACTACGTGTGTATCTGTTTGCATGGCGTACAAGGCATGAACAAGATTCACTTGTAAATATTGTTTGTTCTAAGTTTCAAAATTAAAAAAATCAAAAATATTGTTTGTATTGAACAAGTATGCTAAACTTGATGACCTATGGCATCAACAAAATCTTCTTTTTTTTCAAAACCAAAAAGAGTACAAAGAAAAATCAAATTCTCTGTTTATTAACTAAATAAATAGAAACAACTCTAGTTTGATAACTGAATAAATCAGCTAATCACTTTTTTTTTTCTTTTGCGATAAGGATCACTCTGCCTTGTCTAAATGCACTGTTTCTTTACCTGCCCCTATGCGAAACAAGTGTGGGAGTTCATTCCTCTACACAAAGCAGTTCACCTAGCTGCAAATACAGAGTTCAAAGATATAATAGCCAAGTTCAGGAAAGCATTATGTCTACCTCCGTCAGGTATAACACTCAATATTTTACCTTGGGATCTTGTGGGCAATTTGGACAGCGAGGAACACGTTCCTGTTTTAGGACCGCTACCAAAAACCTGAGGATACGGCTTTGAAGGGAATTAAGCTAACAAAAGAGTGGACTTCTGCGCAAGTAAAGAGTAGCGAGAACAGCAGCTTACCTCTTCTCAAGATGAATCGATCTCGACAACCGGCTAGAGAGCAAACCGACAACAACCATCTGGTGTGTAAGACAGATGCGGCTTGGAATAAAGATAAACGAGTAGCAGGCTTGGGTGGATATTCTCGGGACCTAGACTCGAAGCCCCCATCACCGGATCGATGGTCGAATCTTCAATTCGATCCCCACTCATCGCTGAAGCTTTCGCGGTTCTGGAGCTCCTCTCACTCGAGATTTTCTCCGGCAACCTAACGCTCATCAGAGCAATTTCAGGCTAATCTCAGGCTAAAGACATCATCGGTATTGTGAAAGACATCCGATCAATTACTTCCGAATTTGCAAATGTTTCGTTTTTTCACCTTCCCCGATCGAAAAACTGTTTCGCAGACGGGCTTGCTAAAGGGGCTCTCCAAGCCTCTCTTTTGTTGTACTCTTGAACTCAGAAGTGGGCTTCGGCCCAATCTTCTTTATTTGCTTTAATGAAGTTTTTTAAGTGACAAAAAAAAAATTACAGTTCCCATGGGAGATTGGGAGTCACCATTGTTTTACTAACCTTGATCTCACAAGGATTATAGAGAATAGGATAGCGAAAAGAACGAAAGAAAGCAAAGCGATATTGGGGCTTTAAGGTTAACTAAACAAAAAATAATTAGATAATGGTTTTAACTGCGTAACATCGTCTTGTAAAACTCATATATATATATGTATATATATATTTTTTTTAATGATCAAGAACTCTAAAATATTTAGAAGAATAATTATACTAAATATTTGAAGTATACTAAAAAGCTCTAAATCTCAGCCTCTTAAGGTAGATAAAATGGAAAATTTTGTTCTTAACATTACGAAATCTATCAAAATTATAAACGCCTATGATTTTGATTGGTTAATATTGGATTGTACCCTTATTGAAGAATGCAAATGATCTCAACATGTTATGGTAGATTATTTATAGAATCTTGTTCTACTTTTTTGTTGTCATCAATCTTGTTCTATTTATTAATGGATATTTTGATAGATTTTTTTGTTCATATTAAAAAAGTATTTTAATAAACAGTGAAAAATATAGAAATAATGTTATAAAAATTTATGTTTTATGAATCTATGATCTCAACATGTTATGTTAGATTAAATATAAAATCTTGTTCTATTTATTAATGGATATTTTGATAGAGCTTTTGTCCATATTAAAAAAATTTTAATAAATAGTAAAACTATAGAAATAAAGTTTTGAAATTTTCTGTTTTATGAATCTATGATCTCAACATGTTATGGTAGATTAAATATAGAACCTTGTTCTATTTATTAATGGATATTTTGATAGATTTTTTATATTAATAAATAGTGAAAATATAGAAATAAAAATTTGGAAATTTTTTTAAAAAAAGTTTTGGAAATTTCTGTTTAATGTATCTATGGGCTTTGTTTTTTGTTTTAGAATTTTTGTAAGTTTAATTTTTTGTTACTGTGATTTTACACGTTATATGGCTGCCCGTGGAAGAGCCGAGCTATCTCTTTTACAATGACATGGGTGTAGACATTTTTATATGACTGAAAAATCAGTCTCACACCCGGTGTGGAACGAAAGACATTTAACTGGTTTTGTTTTTTTGTCTAGATCATTTCAAGATCACCATATGATCACATCATTTTTCATTCAGTTTTAAATATTTTTTCGACGTTTGAACACGGATTGTAGTGCTCGTTACAGAATTTCCAATAAAAGCAAAGATCATGAAGGGAACCGATTTGGCTGGAAAATTGACCGTAGAAGACAAGTCAGCTTGTCAAAAACTGTGGTCCAACCAACACTAAATAAATAAATAAATAGTATCAATTAAGACCCTCTCTTCGCCTTAGAGGGTTTGCTAAACATTCTAAAACCCTACGCAAAAGCCTCCTCCTCCTCCGAGCTCCCGTTTCTTCGTCTCTTCTTCCTCCACTGAAGCTCGCTTCGATTCGAAACCATGGCGGCCGTACCGCGAGGCCTCATCTCTCGCTTCACTCAGCTTCTATCAATCCGCTCCACCACACCTTCACCCTCCCAATGTAGCTTCTATCTCCTCCGACGATTCAGCTCCGATGCTGAGTTGCTCACCGCTACTGGATCCGATATCACCGAAGCTCCGACTCGGATCATCGATGCGAAACCCGGAGAGATGTCTCCGGGATCGAAAAGAACAGGGATCATCGCCGTCAAGTGCGGGATGACTGCGCTCTGGGACAAATGGGGAGCTAGGGTTCCGGTTTCGATCCTCTGGGTTGACGACAACATCGTCTCTCAGGTCAAAACGGTTGAGAAAGAAGGCATCTTTGCGCTACAGGTAAAAGAAAGATTCTCTCTTATGATTTTGGGTGGGTTTGTGAATGAATTCTCTCTCTCATGTGTGGTTTAAGTTAGATTGGGTGTGGGCATAAGAAGCCGAAGCATTTGACGATGCCTGAGCTGGGTCATTTCAGAGCTCAAGGTGTGCCGTTGAAGAGGAAGTTGAGGGAGTTCCCTGTGACGGAAGACGCGCTTCTTCCCGTTGGCACTGAGCTCGGTGTGCGTCATTTTGTGCCTGGGCAGTATGTTGATGTCACTGGGATCACTCGTGGGAAAGGCTTTCAGGTGAAACTGGATTTAAAGCTTTGATCTTTTTCGAACACAACTGTTGGAACTTAGGATAGGCAAGTAACCATGTGGTAGATAGAAAGCAATGGAGTGAGTGAGGGAATGTAACAGTGTTTGGTGTAGAGTAATGGATGTGTTGTTTGTTGATGTATTTTTTGCAGGGTGTCATGAAAAGATGGAAGTTCAAAGGAGGGCCGGCGTCACATGGTTGTTCAAAGGCGCATCGAAAAGGTGGTTCCACTGGCCAAAGAGATGATCCCGGAAAGGTATGTGTCAAACTGCTTCTTGTGAATTTTCTCCCAAAGCAGTAGTTCACAAGAACTGACTTGTTAAACACTTGGAGCAGGTGTTCAAGGGAAGAAAAATGCCTGGGCACATGGGTGCAGCCCAGAGGACAGTAAAGAACGTTTGGGTTTACAAGATTGATCCTGCCAGGAACCTCATCTGGGTGAGAGGACAAGTAAGTATCCCTCAAATCCCAATCCTGGTCACTGGGTAGCTAGGTGAATAAGATTGTTAATCGTTGCTATTGCAGGTTCCTGGCGCAGAAGGGAACTTTGTGTTTATTAACGAAGCGTGCTACAAGAAGCCAGACATCTCAAAGCTTCCATTCCCAACGTACTTAGCACCAGAAGACGAGGATCCATCAGAATTAGAACCCTTGGTGGCAGATCTAGGAGAAGTTGACCCATTTATGTTGGCAGAGTGATGTCGTTTTCATATTTTTTTTTAACGTTTGTGCAAGACAAGAAGCTGAGGACGTGGAGAGTCAGTCACAGAGCTAGCTTGGAAAAATTGTACTATTTCTCTTATTTTAGTTGTTTGGATGTATGAAACTGAAAACGATGAACAGAGTTTGCAATAAGCAATGAAGAGACAAAAAAGAAAAAAAGAACATACATCTCATCTTTTGTTTTTCAAAGTCAACAAGAAGAATCAAATTCCAATTTTTAAGGCTTCTCTATATACTAATATAATACAGCGTTCTCATCTCTTGTCTATTACAAGATCTTGAAACTTGTGACAACACAAACGCTTCTTGAGAGAGAGAGAGAGAGTTCCCAATCTCGGTTGACTGACTGACTAAGCCATGAATCCGGAGCAAAACCCCTCACCTACGCCGTCAGAAAAAACAAGAATCTCCGGCGACTCTGCACCGACTGTTTACTCAAGGAGCATCGTAACCTCTTCTGCCCAATTTGTGTCGACGTCCCTCCTCCAGAAGAGAGCATCGTCTGCCTCAATTGCCCTTCCGCCGCCCACCTCGCTTGCCCTCCTCCTCCGCCATCTCCCTTCACATGCCCGCCGTGCTCTGACCCCAATTTCTCCTTCTTCCCCAAATCTAAACCTGACCAAGAATCAGCCGACGCTCTCGTGGCAGCGGCCAAAATCTCGGCGTTTTTGATGAACAACGAGGCGGCTGAGTTAAAGAAGGAAGCACATAAGAAGATCTTCGCAGCCAAAGAGGCCAAGAGGAGAGCTAAGGAAGCTTTGGGAAATCTTCAGGGCCTTGTTCTCAAGCAAAAAGCTTGGGAGAAGAAGAATAGTGACGACCCTAACCCTAACAAGAGGAAGCACAGTGACCGTCGTTGATTCACAAATCTCTCTCTGCAAGATCCTCGGGTTTTTTTTATGATAGATGGGTTCAAGAAAAAGACTACTCTTTTTTGTTCATTTGATTCTTCAGTTGTTAGTTCACAGAGAGAAAGCTGGAGACTTTGAGTTTAAGGTTTAGAATACTTCCTTTCCTTTTTTTTTTTGTAATGGTGACTCAGATGTAGTGACAATTCAAACCTGTAAAATTTAGTCTTGTTGTATTGTTTTCTTGTTTCATGGAAGAAGATTTTGGTTAATGTACTGAGTTCTCAAGATCATGTCATGGTGAATTATACACATATCCAACAACTTGGGGAGAAATACCACATCCAAGAAAATGATATTGCATTGCTGTTTTCGTTTGGAAACTGAGATAGGAGACACATTGTTTTTGCTTCTTTTGTTCTATCTTTATCATCAAGATGACGGAAACCGGAAGAATGAATGAATCTTTAGAACCTAAGACTCAAAAAACAAGTTTCACGATCGGCTGAGCAGTTCTGCTAATAAAGAAACAAATAAGAGTAATTAGGCGTAACATTGATGTCGAGAAAATGGTGCATGGGGCCGAGAAGTGCTAAATTAAATTTGTCTCGGTGATATTGCCAAGAAGAAAAGGCCGTTCATCGACATAGAAATCTATATATAATAGCGACTCCTCTGTAAATGTCTTAAAATATAAACCCTCATTTCGACATAGAAATTTATATATAATAGCAAACTAGTTTTTGGTAATCGATGATGTCATCATTTTTTATAGGAAATAAAAATTTTAATCCAACGGTCAAGTTTGTTTGCTTTTAACATCTAACGAATGTGAAGATCTTTTAATCTAAGTGCGTCACTTAAACCGTAATGGTTGACATCTTTCTACGAACAGTCTCCTCTCAAACAACACAACCCTTAAATTATGCCTAATTTGACTATCTATGTATCTATGTTTCCCATCTTTTACACACATTCTTCTTTCCTTGTTCAATATATCTCCTCTTACATATCTTAAATGATGCCTGCTTAGAAGTCTATCGCCTTTGTCCAAGTATTTCTTTCTCTTTTTTATGAGTGTATTTACAAAATATGTCGTTTAGGTTTTATTGTCATGCGAGAGTTCCGGCACGGTTTCATAGAAATTTTTTTTTTGTTTTTTTATTATGATTTTTTTTATATGATAAAAGAAAAATAATAATAAAAATTCGAACCAGTAGCGGATCGTCACGTGTCAGTGAGACCTGCAAACAGTGCAAAAAACAAGTGAAGATCGGTTTTTATATAACAACTTTAAAGATCCGTTTTAAAAAAACAACCTACGTAATATTTTATTAAGGATCTTATGCAATATTTTTTTGGTAAGGATCCTATGGTAAGGACCTGCGTTGTGGATGCCCTTGGGTGTAACATTGATGTCGAGAAAACGGTGCATGAGGCCCAGAAGTGTTAAATTAAATTTGTCTCGATGATATTGCCAAGAAGAAAAAGCCGTTCATCGACATAGAAATGTCATATAATATCACATGGTTTTTTTTTTGTGCCCCAACTTGTTAGTTTCAAATTTAATTTTTATTATTATTCTACTTTTTAAAACTCTTTATTACCAAAAGGCACTTATGATATTTTTTTGTGTTTTTATAATGAAAGGTACTCCCGTGAAAAAAAGTTTTTGTTTTTAGAAAACCCTTTAAATTTTAATGATGGGATGTTTTTTTCTAAATATTTTTTTTCTTAACTCACATTTCATAGTTTTTTTACTTACGAGATACTAGATCTAAACTCTAAAATAACAAGCTTGACAT
This sequence is a window from Brassica oleracea var. oleracea cultivar TO1000 chromosome C1, BOL, whole genome shotgun sequence. Protein-coding genes within it:
- the LOC106323078 gene encoding 50S ribosomal protein L3-2, chloroplastic-like, which translates into the protein MAAVPRGLISRFTQLLSIRSTTPSPSQCSFYLLRRFSSDAELLTATGSDITEAPTRIIDAKPGEMSPGSKRTGIIAVKCGMTALWDKWGARVPVSILWVDDNIVSQVKTVEKEGIFALQIGCGHKKPKHLTMPELGHFRAQGVPLKRKLREFPVTEDALLPVGTELGVRHFVPGQYVDVTGITRGKGFQGVMKRWKFKGGPASHGCSKAHRKGGSTGQRDDPGKVFKGRKMPGHMGAAQRTVKNVWVYKIDPARNLIWVRGQVPGAEGNFVFINEACYKKPDISKLPFPTYLAPEDEDPSELEPLVADLGEVDPFMLAE
- the LOC106338691 gene encoding uncharacterized protein LOC106338691; this translates as MYETENDEQTKPLTYAVRKNKNLRRLCTDCLLKEHRNLFCPICVDVPPPEESIVCLNCPSAAHLACPPPPPSPFTCPPCSDPNFSFFPKSKPDQESADALVAAAKISAFLMNNEAAELKKEAHKKIFAAKEAKRRAKEALGNLQGLVLKQKAWEKKNSDDPNPNKRKHSDRR